The genomic DNA CAAACCTCACTTTATAAGCATCATGCTTTATTCTGAATTCAACTTCCCGGGGATTTGGTTTTAGGAGTTCGTAGATTATTAGAACACCATCATTCTTCAAAATTTCATGTGCATTACGTAAAGCTTTATTAACACCCTCATTACCATTTGAAGAGTAAACTTCATGTAGAGAGAATTTAAAGATAACTGTATCAAAGGATGATGATGGAAAGATCTTTTGCGTCACATCCCCATTTACAACTATGACATTTCCCAATCCTCTCCTGTTAGCGATCTCTAAACGATCCATCCTACGATCTACACCAACAATTACACTCCTTGGGAAAGCTTTTGAAAGAATTGATAATGTAGCGCCAGTACCGCAACCAAGCTCAACAATCTTACCCTCCTTAACATATGGAATAATACGTTTCGACCTCCTCTCACTAATCCCCGAAAACTCAGCAGCTTCTCCCATTATTGCTCACCAATCTTCCACTAATTAGCAAAAGTTAAATTGTTAACTCATCTATGATAGTAACAGATAAACAGAGTTAGCATGATGAAAAGTATGTTAACGTATGTATTAAACTAAATGAGTGGTCCTTATATGGATACCTTATTGAAAGACTATTCCCATTAGAACTTCATCTTCATATTTCCCATTCCTATTTACCCTCATCTTCATAATGCCCTCAATTTTGAATCCGGCTTTCTCGGCAACCCTTATCATCGCCTTGTTTGATGCCAGAGTTTCCAATTCAAGTCTTAAAAATCCCTCTTCCCTGGCTTTCTCTACCGCAGCTTTTAATAAGTGTGTTCCGAAACCTCTATTCCAATAGTTTGGATGAATGCTTATGCCCACCTCTCCGACATGACTCATTCTTCCGCTTTTGCGTTGAACACCAACAAAACCTACAATTTTATCATCCAGCTTCCCAACGAGGAATATCTTATCCCTCTCCATACGGAGTTCTTCAAGTGATTCCTTAAATGCACGATACATTTCATTCTTGTCGCTTGTGTAAACATCTATATTCCAATGCATAACTTCTGGATGAGTCTCAATTTCGGCGAGCATCCAAAAATCTTCATCTCTAAACACGTAATCCCTGCCATCAAGTATTCTAAGAGGCATAGTGCTCAATGCTCTCACCATAATTACTTCCAATAGACTTTACAATTCTGTTATAGTATAAGTTTTATCATTACAAGAGCTGTAACCAATTTTTCTGTTAGATGATCAGGTGATGCAATGTATAAGTATTGATGAGCAAATATTGTAACGTTCAATCGTATCCTATTTGTAGTTTTATCACTTTGTTCTTATTGAAGGAAGAATCATGAGAGCATGAGAAAGGAATATATGATGTGCCTTTGCAAAGTGTGAATTGTGGAGAGGAGGGAGAATTTTCAAAAGGTTAAGAACTTCTTTGATCGGAAACTTGCT from Candidatus Methanomethylicota archaeon includes the following:
- a CDS encoding methyltransferase domain-containing protein; this translates as MGEAAEFSGISERRSKRIIPYVKEGKIVELGCGTGATLSILSKAFPRSVIVGVDRRMDRLEIANRRGLGNVIVVNGDVTQKIFPSSSFDTVIFKFSLHEVYSSNGNEGVNKALRNAHEILKNDGVLIIYELLKPNPREVEFRIKHDAYKVRFERFVEEFAPRKVKYEMKGEWISLDISDCLEFLTKYGASRWQEEMREEHFFYTEEDFKRILTNAGFNVINVKKYGFERDVWREKTSIFDVKFGNPKCYILIVARKV
- a CDS encoding GNAT family N-acetyltransferase, translated to MPLRILDGRDYVFRDEDFWMLAEIETHPEVMHWNIDVYTSDKNEMYRAFKESLEELRMERDKIFLVGKLDDKIVGFVGVQRKSGRMSHVGEVGISIHPNYWNRGFGTHLLKAAVEKAREEGFLRLELETLASNKAMIRVAEKAGFKIEGIMKMRVNRNGKYEDEVLMGIVFQ